In Vicia villosa cultivar HV-30 ecotype Madison, WI unplaced genomic scaffold, Vvil1.0 ctg.000077F_1_1, whole genome shotgun sequence, a single window of DNA contains:
- the LOC131623714 gene encoding E3 ubiquitin-protein ligase At1g12760-like — translation MEERQPDQEQHCQVITLGTHYPLLPGPQSNDDDDGGCAYSKAVLVVDMVWNLAFVLVAAAVILSTFNERPSTPLRLWLCGYALECVLHVAFVYSEYRRDSFSHTPYSIAKKLEPMNTLASSVWWVFGFYWIVVGGQPLLEDSPRLYWLTVVFLAFDVFFIIFCIGMACIVFFALFCIIPIIALAYALRIREGASEDDIRSLPMYRFSQSNVMVMVDDDNNKQLVKPRIGSYNQSHISELSLHPDDSECCICLSTYVDGTELYRLPCTHHFHCGCISRWLRTKATCPLCKFNIRRADTLV, via the exons ATGGAGGAACGACAGCCCGACCAAGAACAACACTGCCAGGTCATCACTCTCGGAACTCATTACCCCCTCCTCCCCGGCCCCCAATCAAACGACGATGACGACGGCGGATGCGCCTATTCAAAGGCGGTTCTCGTTGTCGACATGGTCTGGAACCTCGCCTTCGTGCTTGTCGCCGCCGCCGTCATCCTATCCACGTTCAACGAGCGTCCCTCCACTCCTCTGAGACTTTGGCTCTGTGGCTACGCCTTGGAGTGCGTTCTTCACGTGGCTTTTGTTTACTCTGAATATCGCCGTGATTCCTTCTCTCACACTCCTTACAG CATTGCGAAGAAGTTAGAGCCTATGAACACACTGGCATCATCTGTTTGGTGGGTTTTTGGATTTTATTGGATTGTTGTCGGTGGCCAACCACTTCTTGAAGATTCTCCGCGCCTCTACTG GTTAACAGTGGTCTTTCTAGCCTTTGACGTATTTTTTATTATCTTCTGCATTGGGATGGCTTGTATAGTTTTCTTTGCTCTCTTCTGCATCATCCCAATAATAGCTTTAGCTTATGCGTTAAGAATCAGAGAAGGTGCTTCAGAAGATGATATCAGGTCACTTCCTATGTATAGATTTAGTCAGTCAAATGTAATGGTTATGGTTGATGATGACAACAACAAGCAGCTTGTCAAACCAAGAATCGGTTCATACAATCAAAGCCATATCAGCGAGTTATCTCTTCATCCTGATGATTCT GAATGTTGTATCTGCCTTAGTACATACGTTGATGGAACAGAACTGTATCGGCTACCCTGTACCCACCATTTTCACTGTGGATGCATCAGCCGATGGCTTCGGACAAAAGCAACTTGCCCGCTCTGCAAATTTAATATTCGAAGAGCCGACACATTGGTTTAA
- the LOC131623715 gene encoding large ribosomal subunit protein cL37-like, with amino-acid sequence MALLCFNSFTLTPLTSSSSIFPHPTASPISRVQIGVPTNCLKGVRISTPIVVNPRKNAIFIASAAAADDDDASVADAVEGSESKKESGVVSVDKLPLESKLKEREEQKARMKLAKKKRLRRKRLVQKRRLRKKGNWPPSKMKKLKNV; translated from the exons ATGGCACTTCTGTGCTTCAATTCCTTCACACTCACCCCTCttacatcttcttcctccattttccCTCATCCCACAGCAAGCCCTA TTTCTAGAGTACAAATTGGTGTGCCCACCAACTGTTTGAAGGGAGTTCGAATCTCTACACCCATTGTTGTGAATCCgagaaaaaatgcaatttttattgCATCGGCTGCTGctgctgatgatgatgatgctagtgTTGCAGATGCAGTAGAAGGAAGTGAGAGCAAAAAAGAGAGTGGTGTTGTTTCTGTAGATAAGCTTCCATTAGAATCAAAATTGAAGGAGAGGGAAGAGCAGAAGGCGAGGatgaagcttgccaagaagaaaAGGTTGAGGAGAAAGAGGCTTGTTCAAAAGAGGAGGTTGAGGAAGAAGGGTAATTGGCCACCTTCCAagatgaaaaaattgaaaaatgtttAA